From a region of the Zerene cesonia ecotype Mississippi chromosome 11, Zerene_cesonia_1.1, whole genome shotgun sequence genome:
- the LOC119830004 gene encoding thialysine N-epsilon-acetyltransferase yields the protein MAEKYKDSDITIREAQPEDMEAVAEMIQELADFEKMPDGPKLSVKDLQRDGFGSKSPAFQCLVAEVTNAHKPVVGYALYFPTYSTWQGRAMMLEDLYVRSSERKRGVGKKLFNAVAKQASSSGCSRLEFHVLEWNDARSFYERKGAVNLTNTEQWCYYRLAGDALHQAANEA from the exons ATGGCTGAAAAATACAAGGACAGTGATATTACAATACGCGAGGCTCAACCTGAGGATATGGAAGCTGTTGCTGAAATGatacaa GAACTCGCTGACTTCGAGAAAATGCCCGATGGACCAAAATTATCGGTAAAAG ATCTCCAGCGAGATGGTTTCGGATCCAAGTCTCCGGCATTTCAGTGCTTAGTGGCTGAGGTAACAAACGCTCATAAGCCAGTGGTTGGGTATGCACTGTACTTCCCCACATACTCCACCTGGCAGGGCCGAGCTATGATGCTGGAGGACCTGTATGTCAGGTCCAGTGAGCGGAAAAGGGGAGTCGGGAAAAAGTTGTTTAATGCTGTTGCTAAG CAAGCCTCATCCTCTGGTTGCTCTCGCCTAGAGTTCCATGTGTTAGAATGGAATGATGCCCGCTCATTCTACGAGCGCAAGGGGGCAGTGAACCTCACCAACACAGAGCAGTGGTGCTACTACCGTTTGGCGGGGGATGCTCTGCACCAAGCTGCTAATGAAGCTTAA